A region of Flocculibacter collagenilyticus DNA encodes the following proteins:
- the hmpA gene encoding NO-inducible flavohemoprotein: MLTTHDIKIVKSTVPLLEAGGVAITRHFYQRLFKHHPELKNIFNMSNQHTDSQRIALFEAILAYAKNIDNLAVLKHAVERIAQKHTSFHIQPFHYQYVGDHLIETLRELLPEQFTPEVEAAWTKAYSALAQILIGREEELYTTKEESEGGWRGKRAFSLVEKRVESELVTSFIFEPLDRQPVMDYHVGQYIGIELTTEQFENTEIRQYSLSQKPNGTSYRISVKREPSTIDGNAAGMVSNYLHDYLAVGDMVDLHAPAGDFYFVDRQAPVVLISAGVGITPMQAMLEALAEKQYNQAVHFVHACERANQHSFADRTQSLCEAHKWQHHVWYRTEKLATPLSSTHHGLINFSQIELPIDNGDFYVCGPVAFMQYTKNALLALGVANERIHYEVFGPHATL, translated from the coding sequence ATGTTAACTACTCACGACATAAAAATTGTAAAAAGCACTGTGCCATTACTGGAAGCGGGCGGTGTAGCAATTACGCGTCACTTTTATCAACGCTTGTTTAAACATCACCCAGAATTAAAAAACATTTTTAATATGAGTAATCAGCATACTGATAGCCAGCGAATTGCGCTATTTGAAGCCATATTAGCGTATGCAAAAAATATCGATAACTTGGCCGTGTTAAAACATGCCGTTGAACGAATCGCACAAAAACACACAAGCTTTCATATTCAACCGTTTCATTATCAGTATGTAGGTGATCATTTAATTGAAACATTACGCGAGTTATTGCCTGAGCAATTCACGCCTGAAGTTGAAGCCGCATGGACAAAAGCCTATAGCGCGTTAGCACAAATTTTGATTGGCAGAGAAGAAGAGCTATATACAACTAAGGAAGAGAGTGAGGGAGGCTGGCGTGGCAAACGAGCCTTTAGCTTGGTTGAAAAGAGAGTGGAATCTGAGTTAGTCACCAGTTTTATATTTGAGCCGCTAGATAGACAGCCCGTCATGGATTATCACGTAGGTCAATACATTGGTATTGAGCTAACAACGGAGCAGTTTGAAAATACTGAAATTCGTCAATACTCGTTATCTCAAAAGCCAAATGGTACTAGTTATCGCATTTCAGTCAAACGAGAGCCAAGTACTATTGATGGTAACGCAGCAGGAATGGTATCGAACTATTTGCACGATTACTTAGCCGTGGGCGATATGGTCGACTTGCATGCTCCTGCAGGTGATTTTTATTTTGTTGATCGACAAGCCCCCGTTGTATTGATCTCAGCTGGCGTAGGTATAACGCCAATGCAAGCAATGTTGGAAGCCCTAGCCGAGAAGCAGTATAACCAAGCTGTGCATTTTGTTCATGCTTGTGAAAGGGCTAACCAACATTCATTTGCTGATCGTACACAGTCATTATGCGAGGCGCACAAGTGGCAACACCATGTATGGTATCGGACTGAAAAATTGGCTACACCATTATCATCAACTCACCATGGCTTGATTAACTTTAGTCAGATTGAATTACCGATTGATAACGGAGACTTTTATGTTTGCGGCCCGGTGGCATTTATGCAATATACTAAAAATGCATTGCTTGCATTAGGCGTGGCAAACGAGCGTATTCATTATGAAGTATTTGGCCCGCATGCAACGCTTTGA
- a CDS encoding lactoylglutathione lyase family protein encodes MSKPYPRTFSHIGISVPNVEAAVKFYTEVLGWYEIMKPTEILEDDSPIGKMCSDVFGANWEKFKIAHLSTGDRIGVEIFQFKNQTNPEDNFEYWKTGIFHFCVQDPNLEELVEKVVAAGGKKRMEQPRYYYPGEKPYRMIYMEDPFGNILEIYSHSYELTYAAGAY; translated from the coding sequence ATGAGTAAACCTTACCCTCGAACCTTTTCCCACATTGGTATTTCGGTGCCTAATGTGGAAGCCGCAGTAAAGTTTTATACCGAAGTATTAGGTTGGTATGAAATCATGAAACCGACAGAGATTTTGGAAGATGACAGTCCCATAGGAAAAATGTGTTCAGATGTGTTTGGAGCAAATTGGGAAAAGTTTAAGATTGCCCATTTATCAACGGGTGATCGAATTGGCGTGGAGATTTTTCAATTTAAGAATCAAACGAACCCAGAAGATAATTTTGAATATTGGAAAACAGGCATTTTTCATTTTTGTGTTCAAGATCCAAACCTTGAAGAATTGGTGGAAAAGGTTGTGGCGGCGGGCGGCAAAAAAAGGATGGAGCAGCCGCGTTACTATTATCCGGGTGAAAAGCCGTACCGAATGATTTATATGGAAGACCCTTTCGGAAATATTTTAGAGATATATAGTCATAGCTATGAGTTAACTTATGCGGCGGGTGCTTATTAG
- the norR gene encoding nitric oxide reductase transcriptional regulator NorR — protein sequence MILLHNTTLTMNAITATTLIELSLKLAQSLTKNDRFDRLLSTIRQTINCDAVALLSFKDDHLIPLACQGLSKDTLGRRFAIAEHPRFTEICQSSNAVRFTSDSTLPDPYDGMLINSEEALPVHACMGLPLYFDHQLLGILTLDSLSPGTFDEIPERTLEVIAAMASVSLHTAMTLELLENNIQHSQQVVSALSQPNAVVEQNELIGHSSAMQKLKQEIALVGASHFNVLIEGESGAGKELIAHAIHQHSARRLTPMVYVNCAALPDNLIESELFGHVKGAFTGADSTRLGKFVIADGSTLFLDEVGELPLTAQSKLLRAIQSNEIQAVGQDKTTHVDVRIIAATNRQLEQEVEAGRFRADLFHRLHVYPITVPPLRERHGDIELLCGFFVEKIKRKLGFSQLTLAPDVLPYLTQYDWPGNVRELEHFINRAALKAGANSTMQPTKVQRPHSINPVRITLADCDKLTPTAASTKLPEDSLTTQQTTPLQTTLLSTRTKQINLRTEVDNYQRELISHILNDEKGNWSVTAKRLSTDRANLTRLAKRLGIYIEKQVKAIKTD from the coding sequence ATGATACTTTTACACAACACCACTTTAACTATGAATGCGATCACTGCGACTACCCTCATTGAACTGTCTTTAAAGCTGGCTCAAAGCCTAACCAAAAACGATCGCTTTGATCGTCTATTATCTACCATACGCCAAACCATTAACTGTGACGCAGTTGCATTATTATCATTTAAAGATGATCACCTTATTCCACTAGCGTGCCAAGGATTGAGCAAAGATACATTGGGGCGGCGATTTGCTATTGCAGAACACCCTCGTTTTACCGAAATTTGTCAGTCGTCCAACGCCGTTCGCTTTACTAGCGATAGCACATTACCGGATCCCTATGATGGCATGTTAATTAATAGCGAAGAAGCCTTACCCGTACACGCATGTATGGGACTACCGCTGTACTTTGATCATCAATTGCTAGGCATATTAACGTTAGATAGTTTATCGCCCGGCACATTTGACGAGATCCCCGAGCGAACACTGGAAGTGATTGCTGCAATGGCGTCGGTTAGCTTACACACCGCAATGACCCTTGAGTTATTAGAAAATAATATACAACATTCGCAGCAAGTGGTGTCTGCCCTTAGTCAGCCCAATGCGGTTGTTGAGCAGAATGAGTTAATTGGCCATAGCAGTGCAATGCAAAAATTAAAGCAAGAAATTGCACTGGTGGGGGCCTCACATTTTAACGTACTCATTGAAGGTGAAAGTGGCGCTGGCAAAGAGCTTATTGCTCATGCTATTCACCAGCATTCAGCAAGACGTCTAACTCCCATGGTTTACGTAAACTGCGCCGCATTACCCGATAACTTAATTGAAAGTGAGTTATTTGGACACGTTAAAGGTGCCTTTACTGGTGCCGATTCAACCCGCTTAGGTAAGTTTGTCATTGCCGATGGCAGTACTTTATTTTTAGATGAAGTAGGCGAATTACCGTTAACAGCACAAAGTAAATTGCTGCGTGCGATTCAAAGCAATGAAATTCAAGCAGTTGGACAAGATAAAACAACCCATGTTGACGTGCGCATTATTGCAGCAACTAACCGACAACTTGAACAGGAAGTAGAAGCTGGCCGTTTTAGAGCAGATTTATTTCATCGATTACATGTTTACCCGATAACTGTTCCACCATTACGAGAGCGACATGGAGATATAGAGCTACTTTGTGGTTTTTTTGTAGAAAAAATCAAACGCAAGCTTGGCTTTTCGCAACTTACCCTAGCACCTGATGTATTACCTTACTTAACCCAATATGACTGGCCGGGTAATGTGCGTGAATTAGAGCATTTTATTAATCGAGCGGCGTTAAAAGCAGGTGCAAACAGCACGATGCAACCCACTAAAGTGCAACGCCCACATAGCATTAATCCCGTGCGCATTACCCTTGCTGATTGCGATAAGCTAACACCTACAGCGGCTTCAACCAAGCTACCTGAAGATTCGTTAACAACGCAACAAACTACCCCGTTACAAACTACACTGCTTTCCACTCGAACGAAGCAAATAAACTTAAGAACGGAAGTCGATAACTACCAACGCGAACTCATCAGCCATATTCTCAATGACGAAAAAGGTAACTGGAGCGTCACCGCTAAACGCCTATCCACCGACCGTGCAAACCTTACAAGGCTGGCTAAAAGGTTAGGGATTTATATAGAAAAACAGGTAAAAGCTATTAAGACCGATTGA
- a CDS encoding PEP-CTERM sorting domain-containing protein (PEP-CTERM proteins occur, often in large numbers, in the proteomes of bacteria that also encode an exosortase, a predicted intramembrane cysteine proteinase. The presence of a PEP-CTERM domain at a protein's C-terminus predicts cleavage within the sorting domain, followed by covalent anchoring to some some component of the (usually Gram-negative) cell surface. Many PEP-CTERM proteins exhibit an unusual sequence composition that includes large numbers of potential glycosylation sites. Expression of one such protein has been shown restore the ability of a bacterium to form floc, a type of biofilm.) produces the protein MNKKITSQLSSIPKLIVSLIILLTGNVNLAYAGLIHFDINRSITLGEEGNTTHIGANCHPGHIGAVIDGESLILDPGCSKIALDVQLTQGEFWIIPGSDNSLNVLNYNDTIDATHFFSGGRNAYNYAMIFNKTTPHFRQSFSSKYLGFLTRSGKYGYIEVSWSYKDQNDVGTLSFIKGAYQDTVGASIKAGNPIPEPATWALIIFGLLGLIITRTKP, from the coding sequence ATGAATAAGAAAATAACATCCCAACTAAGCAGTATACCCAAACTTATAGTCAGCTTAATTATCCTACTAACAGGCAATGTAAATTTAGCATATGCTGGGCTAATTCATTTTGATATTAACCGTAGTATTACCCTTGGCGAAGAAGGTAATACAACTCATATTGGCGCTAATTGCCATCCAGGCCATATTGGCGCTGTGATTGATGGTGAAAGTTTAATACTCGACCCAGGATGCAGCAAAATTGCACTCGATGTGCAACTTACACAAGGAGAGTTTTGGATCATCCCAGGATCTGACAACTCACTTAACGTACTTAATTATAACGACACCATTGACGCCACTCACTTTTTCTCTGGCGGACGTAATGCTTACAACTACGCAATGATATTTAATAAAACAACGCCGCATTTCAGGCAGTCATTCAGTTCAAAATACCTTGGATTTTTAACGCGTTCTGGAAAATATGGTTACATAGAAGTAAGCTGGAGCTATAAAGATCAAAATGATGTAGGCACACTTTCATTTATCAAAGGTGCCTATCAAGATACCGTCGGTGCAAGCATAAAAGCTGGTAACCCGATTCCTGAGCCAGCAACGTGGGCATTGATAATATTTGGATTATTAGGCCTGATAATTACTCGCACCAAGCCCTGA
- a CDS encoding type 1 glutamine amidotransferase: MQSLHVHVIQPVKKSGLGHIESWLAQQQATVSVTRLYNGEAPPKHANFDWLILLGGPMNVYQEEEYPWLISVKQLIKHSIEQDKIIFGICLGAQLAAVVLGANVTENPHEEVGWFDINFNESAQQHPLFSHFGKKINVLQWHGDTFATPENAMHVASSAACLNQGFVFPQQGKPQIVGLQCHMEWTPDIIDSLLENLPRNPNLPFVQTEQQMKHGDFITAKQALCKLLEKLYQSTLKV, encoded by the coding sequence ATGCAGTCTTTACATGTTCATGTTATTCAGCCAGTAAAAAAGAGTGGGTTAGGTCACATAGAAAGCTGGTTAGCACAACAACAAGCAACAGTCAGTGTTACTCGACTTTATAACGGTGAAGCTCCACCTAAACACGCCAACTTTGATTGGTTAATTCTGTTAGGTGGACCTATGAATGTGTATCAAGAAGAGGAATATCCTTGGTTAATATCGGTTAAGCAATTAATTAAACACTCAATCGAGCAGGATAAAATAATTTTTGGTATTTGCTTAGGGGCGCAACTTGCTGCTGTTGTACTTGGGGCTAACGTTACCGAAAACCCTCATGAAGAAGTGGGTTGGTTTGATATAAACTTTAATGAGAGTGCGCAACAACATCCGTTATTCTCACATTTTGGCAAAAAGATAAATGTGCTGCAGTGGCACGGTGATACATTTGCCACTCCAGAAAATGCCATGCACGTTGCTTCATCTGCCGCGTGTTTGAATCAGGGGTTTGTATTCCCTCAACAAGGCAAGCCACAAATTGTAGGGCTGCAATGCCACATGGAATGGACGCCTGATATTATTGACAGTTTGCTGGAAAATTTACCGAGAAATCCCAACTTACCGTTTGTACAAACTGAACAGCAAATGAAACATGGCGATTTTATTACGGCAAAACAAGCACTGTGCAAGTTGCTTGAAAAGCTCTACCAATCTACTTTAAAAGTGTAA